In Sporichthya polymorpha DSM 43042, a genomic segment contains:
- a CDS encoding cephalosporin hydroxylase family protein has protein sequence MPPTRLTIDTEAATLVCSGADGVQEYPLYSPDAFRLLSEQWVNVGWALKYTYGFTWFGRPIIQLPEDIVRIQELIYRLRPDVIVETGVAHGGSLILYASLFEAMGTGRVIGVDIEIRPHNRTAIESHELAHRITLVEGDAVSRQTVEQVRSHVRDGERVLVLLDSNHTRDHVLAELRAYAPLVSPDSYLVATDGLMQQLTDVPRGKPEWLTDNPQEAARIFATETPDFVIEEPSFPFNEGEVSDRVTHWPSAYLRRVR, from the coding sequence GTGCCGCCGACCCGTCTGACCATCGACACCGAGGCCGCGACACTGGTCTGCAGCGGTGCCGACGGTGTCCAGGAGTACCCGCTGTACTCCCCCGACGCGTTTCGCCTGCTGAGCGAACAGTGGGTGAACGTGGGGTGGGCACTCAAGTACACCTACGGGTTCACCTGGTTCGGCCGGCCGATCATCCAGCTACCGGAGGACATCGTTCGGATCCAGGAACTGATTTATCGACTGCGGCCCGACGTGATCGTCGAGACGGGTGTGGCGCACGGCGGCTCGCTCATCCTCTACGCGAGCTTGTTCGAGGCGATGGGCACCGGACGTGTCATCGGCGTCGACATCGAGATCCGCCCGCACAATCGGACCGCGATCGAGAGCCACGAGTTGGCTCATCGCATCACCCTGGTCGAAGGTGACGCTGTTTCACGGCAGACCGTCGAGCAGGTACGGAGCCACGTCCGGGACGGGGAGCGGGTCCTGGTACTGCTCGACTCGAATCACACCCGCGACCATGTGCTGGCGGAGCTCCGCGCCTACGCTCCGTTGGTATCCCCCGACTCCTATCTCGTCGCGACCGACGGCCTCATGCAGCAACTGACCGACGTCCCGCGCGGCAAACCGGAGTGGTTGACCGACAACCCTCAGGAGGCCGCGCGAATCTTCGCAACCGAAACCCCCGACTTCGTCATCGAGGAACCGTCGTTCCCCTTCAACGAGGGCGAGGTCTCGGACCGCGTGACGCACTGGCCGTCCGCCTACCTGCGTCGGGTCCGGTGA
- a CDS encoding NAD-dependent epimerase/dehydratase family protein, producing MLNTSGPQGTSATRALVTGANGFVGHHVVAQLVDRGCGVIAVSRQDRADPAIADLIDAYVSCDVADLEQVRSLPLGDVGAVINLAGLAAVGPSFDQSEEYLRVNVDVLDTLCTALSDQKLDDVRVIAVSSGAVYRAGQSMPLSEEGAVDPGSSPYAASKIAMEERALAHRTNGLDCVVVRPFNHIGPGQSRGFLVPDLAHSAAEARRAGRPMRVGTLTTRRDYTDVRDVARAYIELAEAPTLPDAVYNVCSGASVSGEEILAMVLDALGWDDLPTESDPSRVRPTDNPDVVGDNRRLARATGWAPTIPVRRSIEEFVSALPGELP from the coding sequence GTGCTCAACACCTCAGGACCACAAGGCACGTCGGCGACTCGCGCGCTGGTCACCGGTGCGAACGGCTTCGTGGGGCATCACGTCGTCGCCCAGTTGGTCGACCGTGGCTGCGGTGTGATCGCCGTGTCCCGGCAGGACAGGGCCGACCCCGCCATTGCGGACCTGATCGACGCGTACGTCTCGTGCGACGTGGCCGACCTCGAGCAGGTGCGTTCCCTGCCGCTGGGCGACGTCGGGGCGGTCATCAACCTCGCCGGCCTGGCCGCGGTCGGGCCGTCCTTCGACCAGTCCGAGGAGTACCTGCGGGTCAACGTCGACGTGCTCGACACCCTCTGCACGGCACTGTCGGACCAGAAGCTCGACGACGTGCGCGTCATCGCCGTCAGTTCAGGTGCCGTCTACCGGGCGGGGCAGTCCATGCCCCTGTCGGAGGAGGGCGCTGTCGACCCGGGATCCTCGCCCTATGCCGCGAGCAAGATCGCGATGGAGGAGCGGGCGCTGGCGCACCGGACGAACGGGCTGGACTGCGTCGTGGTCCGGCCGTTCAACCACATCGGGCCCGGGCAGAGTCGAGGCTTCCTGGTGCCGGACCTCGCGCACTCGGCGGCCGAGGCCCGCCGCGCCGGCCGGCCCATGCGCGTCGGCACGTTGACGACCCGGCGTGACTACACGGACGTGCGGGACGTCGCGCGTGCCTACATCGAGCTCGCCGAAGCTCCGACGTTGCCGGACGCGGTCTACAACGTCTGCAGCGGCGCCTCGGTCAGCGGCGAGGAAATTCTGGCCATGGTGCTCGACGCGCTGGGCTGGGACGACCTCCCGACCGAGTCCGACCCGAGCCGGGTCCGGCCGACCGACAACCCCGACGTGGTCGGTGACAATCGGCGTCTCGCCCGGGCCACGGGATGGGCCCCAACCATCCCGGTACGTAGATCCATCGAGGAGTTCGTGAGCGCCCTGCCGGGGGAGTTACCGTAA
- a CDS encoding FkbM family methyltransferase, producing the protein MDYEISYAQNGEDILLAAFFHGVSAGRYVDLGANDPFIDSVTKRFYDLGWRGVNIEPIRRHHEALTKDRPNDVNLCVGVSNAPGRVQFREYLGDGLSTFSPQMVDQRAGEPGEVTSNYWDYEVEVRTLRDVLAEADLPQINFMKVDVEGLEYEALEGNDWDRFRPEVICIEANHVFRDWRTLLREARYQLEFFDGLNEYWVAEEAAHRTATFREKYVPVALSRPVVKYPVHLMMNKYIDRIQLLERRLASLEATLRSTRAGNRALVTKLKSAERRAEAAEATQVGLRDVANSVDRYAEDRLQHWRDASRRARLRRLESRAYAGRQPAELLDGIQATDRSVFTNEVRSSGLSAVAWRGYRKGKQLARQVARRSSAPGHGAGRRK; encoded by the coding sequence GTGGATTACGAGATCTCGTATGCGCAGAACGGCGAGGACATCCTGCTCGCGGCGTTCTTCCACGGCGTGTCCGCCGGCCGGTACGTGGACCTCGGAGCGAACGACCCGTTCATCGACTCCGTGACCAAGCGTTTCTACGACCTCGGATGGCGCGGGGTCAACATCGAGCCGATCCGGCGCCACCACGAGGCGCTGACGAAAGACCGACCGAACGACGTGAATCTCTGCGTCGGCGTGTCGAACGCTCCGGGGCGCGTGCAGTTCCGGGAGTACCTGGGTGACGGGCTGTCGACCTTCTCCCCGCAGATGGTCGACCAGCGCGCCGGGGAGCCCGGGGAGGTCACGTCGAACTACTGGGACTACGAGGTGGAGGTGCGCACGTTGCGTGACGTCCTCGCCGAGGCGGACCTCCCGCAGATCAACTTCATGAAGGTCGACGTCGAGGGCTTGGAGTACGAGGCACTCGAAGGCAACGACTGGGACCGCTTCCGCCCGGAGGTCATCTGCATCGAGGCCAACCACGTCTTTCGCGACTGGCGGACCTTGCTCCGGGAAGCGCGCTACCAGCTCGAATTCTTCGACGGGCTCAACGAGTACTGGGTGGCCGAAGAGGCCGCGCACCGGACGGCGACCTTTCGCGAGAAGTACGTTCCGGTCGCACTCAGCCGGCCGGTGGTCAAGTACCCCGTCCACCTGATGATGAACAAGTACATCGACCGGATCCAGCTCCTCGAGCGCCGTCTCGCCTCGCTCGAAGCGACCCTGCGCTCGACCCGCGCCGGCAACCGGGCACTTGTGACCAAGTTGAAGTCCGCCGAGCGGCGCGCAGAGGCGGCCGAGGCGACGCAGGTCGGTCTGCGGGACGTGGCGAACAGCGTGGACCGTTACGCCGAGGACCGCCTCCAGCACTGGCGGGACGCGTCACGCCGGGCACGCCTCCGCCGACTGGAGTCGCGGGCCTACGCGGGTCGGCAACCGGCAGAACTCCTGGACGGGATACAGGCAACTGACCGCTCCGTGTTCACCAACGAGGTTCGGTCATCCGGCCTCTCGGCGGTGGCGTGGCGCGGATACCGGAAGGGAAAGCAGTTGGCTCGTCAGGTGGCGCGGCGGTCGTCCGCACCGGGGCACGGAGCGGGACGGCGGAAGTGA
- a CDS encoding methyltransferase domain-containing protein, with amino-acid sequence MDAIDLGVDDFNLFLHALRTQGLQQLPKADVVVHGGCAGEWYFAWFRENYPGTPSRQYGIELFSPPPANLPEEVVWLAQSLGDMKGVADGEAQLVFGGEVIEHLWPDDIAAFLLEAHRVLASGGVLAMDSPNRPVCQSLQWTHPEHTLEFSVDEVVEILGLAGFDIEMLRGVWLCYDRERHGLLRFDDMDGQALDRATRIAAAPDNPEDSFVWWVHACRADRQPDADTLHRRLMELYGSYRAERLARLRPMAPVDFDRQYGRVVRHAGSAPGVLFHGPYAPVPEGSWEVVFRVRRDGPPAPADVKIARAEVLVLGEVVAKRNLKGAAFDPDTGWAEVAVPFEFETTRMAVQFRLVSQGVAPLTAQLAVELRRRTRRKPTGRATPVGRPEPTFGDVRRWVRRRAGRLARATAQRVRAAAERRRG; translated from the coding sequence ATGGACGCGATCGATCTCGGTGTCGACGACTTCAATCTCTTCCTGCACGCCCTCCGTACTCAGGGTCTGCAACAACTGCCGAAGGCCGACGTCGTCGTCCACGGCGGCTGCGCCGGCGAGTGGTACTTCGCCTGGTTCCGTGAGAACTACCCCGGCACTCCGTCGCGGCAGTACGGCATCGAGCTGTTCTCGCCTCCTCCGGCGAACCTGCCGGAGGAGGTCGTCTGGTTGGCCCAGAGCCTCGGTGACATGAAGGGCGTCGCCGACGGGGAGGCCCAACTCGTCTTCGGCGGCGAGGTGATCGAGCATCTCTGGCCGGACGACATCGCCGCCTTCCTGCTGGAGGCCCACCGCGTGCTGGCCAGTGGGGGTGTCCTCGCGATGGACAGCCCCAACCGGCCCGTCTGCCAGTCGCTGCAGTGGACTCACCCGGAGCACACGCTCGAGTTCTCCGTCGACGAGGTCGTCGAGATCCTCGGTCTGGCCGGCTTCGACATCGAGATGCTCCGCGGAGTGTGGCTCTGTTACGACCGCGAGCGGCACGGACTCCTGCGGTTCGACGACATGGACGGCCAGGCCCTCGACCGTGCGACTCGCATCGCGGCCGCCCCCGACAACCCGGAGGACTCCTTCGTCTGGTGGGTGCACGCCTGCCGCGCCGACCGACAGCCGGACGCGGATACGTTGCACCGACGACTGATGGAGCTCTACGGCAGTTACCGGGCCGAGCGGCTCGCCCGGCTGCGCCCGATGGCCCCGGTGGACTTCGACCGGCAGTACGGTCGCGTCGTTCGCCACGCGGGCAGTGCGCCTGGTGTGCTGTTCCACGGCCCTTACGCACCGGTGCCGGAGGGTTCGTGGGAAGTGGTCTTCCGGGTGCGCCGCGACGGGCCGCCGGCGCCCGCCGACGTCAAGATCGCTCGCGCGGAGGTCCTGGTCCTCGGGGAGGTCGTGGCGAAGCGGAACCTCAAGGGCGCCGCTTTCGACCCCGACACCGGTTGGGCCGAGGTCGCCGTGCCGTTCGAGTTCGAGACGACGCGCATGGCGGTGCAGTTTCGGCTGGTGTCGCAGGGCGTGGCTCCCCTGACCGCCCAACTGGCCGTCGAGTTGCGCCGACGCACGCGGCGCAAGCCGACCGGGCGTGCTACCCCGGTCGGGCGGCCGGAGCCCACCTTCGGCGACGTCCGTCGCTGGGTGCGCCGCCGCGCGGGTCGGTTGGCGCGCGCAACCGCTCAGCGCGTCCGGGCGGCTGCCGAGCGTCGCCGGGGCTGA
- the gmd gene encoding GDP-mannose 4,6-dehydratase, which yields MSKVAFITGVTGQDGGHLAGLLLGKGYRVVGMVRGQMEPSHPRYRQIQEDLPGVELVLADLLDPAALVRALSTVRPDEVYNLAAISHVGYSFHNPVLTHQVTGGGVLNMLEAIRAAGLADTARFYQASTSEMFGGLDYNRPSQGYDETALFHPRSPYGVAKLYGHWITCNYRESYGMHASSGILFNHEGERRGPEFVTRKISQAAARISLGKQHVLELGNLSAKRDWGYAGDYVEGMWLMLQQDEPGDYVLGTGEAHTIREFCGLAFAEVGIELEWRGEGPDETGVNRASGTTVIRVNPAFFRPAEVDILLADPSKAERVLGWKRRVDFSGLVKLMVAHDLEVERAGVRG from the coding sequence ATGTCGAAGGTCGCCTTCATCACCGGCGTGACCGGTCAGGACGGCGGGCACCTCGCCGGCCTGCTGCTGGGCAAGGGCTATCGGGTCGTCGGCATGGTCCGGGGTCAGATGGAGCCCAGCCACCCGCGGTACCGGCAGATCCAGGAGGACCTTCCGGGCGTGGAACTCGTCCTCGCCGACCTGCTTGATCCCGCTGCGCTGGTCCGCGCGCTGTCCACCGTGCGGCCGGACGAGGTCTACAACCTGGCGGCCATCAGCCACGTGGGGTACTCGTTCCACAACCCCGTCCTGACCCACCAGGTCACGGGCGGCGGCGTCCTCAACATGCTCGAGGCCATTCGTGCCGCCGGTCTCGCGGACACGGCGCGCTTCTACCAGGCGTCGACCTCCGAGATGTTCGGCGGCCTCGACTACAACCGGCCGAGCCAGGGGTACGACGAGACCGCGTTGTTCCACCCGCGCAGCCCGTACGGCGTCGCCAAGCTCTACGGCCACTGGATCACCTGTAACTACCGCGAGAGCTACGGGATGCACGCGAGCAGCGGGATCCTGTTCAACCACGAGGGCGAGCGACGGGGTCCCGAGTTCGTCACGCGGAAGATCAGTCAGGCCGCCGCCCGGATCAGCCTGGGCAAGCAGCACGTGCTGGAACTCGGCAACCTGTCCGCGAAGCGGGACTGGGGCTACGCCGGCGACTACGTCGAGGGCATGTGGCTGATGCTCCAGCAGGACGAGCCCGGCGACTACGTCCTCGGGACCGGCGAGGCTCATACCATCCGCGAGTTCTGCGGGCTCGCCTTCGCCGAGGTCGGCATCGAGTTGGAGTGGCGCGGCGAGGGGCCGGACGAGACGGGCGTGAACCGAGCCTCGGGAACGACCGTGATCCGCGTCAATCCAGCGTTCTTCCGCCCGGCCGAGGTCGACATCCTGCTCGCCGATCCCAGCAAGGCCGAGCGTGTGCTCGGGTGGAAGCGGCGGGTCGACTTCTCGGGGCTGGTGAAACTGATGGTGGCTCACGACCTCGAGGTGGAACGCGCCGGGGTGCGCGGGTAA
- a CDS encoding glycosyltransferase family 2 protein: MTSPSSRPLFSVVIPTRERAETLRSTLQTCLAQDFDDYEIVVCDNHSSPATREVVDQADSPRIRYLRTDRPLAMSANWEYALSETRGDYLTVVGDDDGLMPYALRELAILIERYSRPSAVTWRRGIYTWPTMAVPEDANYLHIPLGRTLREISGKEAIADVIAFRTGADLLPMIYSAVVRRDLVEDLRERVGRVFPTIYPDVYSGFALAWLSGTYLSSGVPMGIAGLGGQSNGVATLRVSGDNAIADEFASLNAEFDIVAHPRVPDLRLGPVHVVDSFEWARQCVFPETDLDYDRRSMVCRYLESMTELDPAVRKQQREVIRATLQDDAELLSWFDREAPDPPPRVLPRLKPAVLGPTPNTLAIDAAELGLLDIAGATRVSAAILGVGAGPIVYSTPPARPAGQSAQAAAAQEMTDLRRRNQRLRQRCKELEAQLAAKQDLRSAVRGVVRRIRRRVTSRR, translated from the coding sequence ATGACGTCGCCCTCCTCCAGACCGCTGTTCAGCGTCGTCATCCCCACCCGCGAACGGGCGGAGACGCTTCGGTCCACGCTCCAGACATGCCTCGCCCAGGACTTCGACGACTACGAGATCGTCGTCTGCGACAACCACAGCTCGCCGGCCACGCGCGAGGTGGTCGATCAGGCCGACAGCCCGCGGATTCGCTACCTTCGCACGGATCGACCTCTGGCGATGAGCGCCAACTGGGAGTACGCCCTCTCGGAGACTCGAGGCGACTACCTCACGGTGGTGGGCGACGACGACGGACTCATGCCCTACGCCCTTCGCGAACTCGCCATCCTGATCGAGCGGTACAGCCGCCCGTCAGCGGTTACGTGGCGTCGCGGCATCTATACCTGGCCCACAATGGCGGTGCCCGAGGACGCGAACTACCTGCACATTCCGCTGGGCCGCACCTTGCGTGAGATCTCGGGGAAGGAAGCGATCGCCGACGTCATCGCTTTCCGTACCGGAGCCGACCTGCTGCCTATGATCTACTCGGCGGTCGTCCGCCGCGATCTCGTCGAGGATCTGCGCGAGCGCGTCGGGCGGGTGTTCCCGACCATCTATCCGGACGTCTACTCCGGTTTCGCTCTCGCGTGGCTGAGCGGGACGTATCTTTCGTCCGGCGTCCCCATGGGCATCGCCGGACTCGGCGGTCAGAGCAACGGAGTGGCCACCCTGCGGGTGTCGGGTGACAACGCGATCGCGGATGAGTTCGCGTCGCTCAACGCCGAGTTCGACATCGTGGCTCACCCCCGCGTGCCGGACCTCCGACTGGGCCCGGTCCACGTCGTCGACTCCTTCGAGTGGGCGCGGCAGTGCGTGTTCCCCGAGACCGACCTCGACTACGACCGCCGTTCGATGGTCTGCCGGTACCTGGAGTCCATGACCGAGCTCGATCCCGCGGTCCGAAAGCAGCAGCGCGAGGTCATCCGGGCGACGCTGCAGGACGACGCCGAACTGCTTTCCTGGTTCGACCGTGAGGCGCCTGACCCGCCACCGCGCGTGCTCCCACGGCTCAAGCCAGCGGTTCTCGGCCCGACGCCGAACACCCTGGCGATCGACGCCGCCGAGTTGGGCCTGCTCGACATCGCCGGAGCGACACGTGTGAGTGCGGCGATTCTCGGGGTGGGCGCGGGGCCGATCGTGTACAGCACCCCTCCCGCCCGCCCCGCAGGGCAGTCCGCGCAGGCGGCCGCCGCGCAGGAGATGACGGATCTCCGACGGCGGAACCAGCGACTCCGCCAACGGTGCAAGGAACTCGAGGCCCAACTAGCCGCGAAGCAGGATCTCAGATCCGCCGTCCGCGGCGTGGTCCGTCGTATTCGACGTCGGGTCACGAGTCGACGCTGA
- a CDS encoding glycosyltransferase, whose translation MNSLGSASTLVIDAQVLQTDTWHRGIGKYSFELLAHACAALPHERVILLLNRAVPLGRDRRDAIAFRLPGVEVVEADLALPYEIGDPAARKANGPRLDALLRELGAQGADYLILAPFPGGMNYASVFPTSAAGRRMCVVYDLIPLLLHERYLTTPEHRRSYLINYRTVLEADLIFTISQTVADDLAVHLGIPAERLINISGAAIGRREVAPVPPDLPGVGRFVLMPTGQDHRKNNVRGVQGFEIVRAGSPFPLSLVLTSRYTAQARTSLMERSEGLVFVGNVSEAEMSWLFRNAEAVLFPSEIEGLGLPVLEGVEAGVPVVCSDISAFREMSADAFHYFEPKAPDDIARALREALEATPEERARRTASYPEIIERFSWQQTATMLTDGLASSRARSTVRASVTERPRIAVLGPNPQGHSAIGKVIQELHPALSERFDVHYYLEMPRSANRVRPNYFSRVARYFDVDRFNAQRHARYDGVFYHLGNSQFHVATARNALHLPGYAIVHDTFLPYLFDAMVAQGVITPERRAAEERLHASLGADRSSCLASLINNQKGVIVHSEYAKEAVIQASVGPVPCHVLGLPVGVPELPSHFRGGPVRVGLAGILAEIKGLGIIRRLALDERFADVQFEVFGHGNRTHPHLLSLQVFPNVTVTTNVSDFGFQQLLSKLDVLISYRAGYRGETSLATLEAMRHGVVNVVRGGLGWFEELPSDAVVKVESEKELADRLVDLVADADRRRSMGATAQHFTRERHSHQLYASGLAAALAEPAPRPSRHVPLRSSPFVARGRAVVADVATRFRRVSPSVTAPDPATATSRRSEELDVDQLGIAGVRDSVPKDIRRGRTPVRRSRACAAAEFDQNWFHRQATRLGEAGRWDLHRKIWEWCEILQAAEDAGVLEEGRRACGFGVGTEPIPATLAGLGLSVLATDSPRDDTGNWSNTNQYARGLESLLKEHVNDAVVRRQVEFRPFDMTSDPSVLGSFDLVWSSCVVEHLGSPEAGLEFIRRSLAMLRPGGVAVHTTEMELRPRKKSRDYGNLAVYTPEDLRAFLKALPPGHSFNATFRIPLSTPADCHISPLPYSPRLPHLKLSLGQSITTSFALTVVKNPEA comes from the coding sequence GTGAACAGCCTGGGGAGTGCGTCGACCCTGGTCATCGACGCTCAGGTGCTCCAGACCGACACGTGGCACCGCGGCATCGGCAAGTACAGCTTCGAACTGCTCGCGCACGCCTGTGCCGCGCTGCCGCACGAGCGTGTGATCCTGCTGCTGAACCGTGCAGTTCCACTCGGGCGGGACCGGCGCGATGCAATCGCATTCCGCCTCCCGGGGGTGGAGGTCGTCGAGGCCGATCTGGCCCTGCCGTACGAGATCGGCGATCCGGCTGCGCGCAAGGCCAACGGCCCGCGACTCGACGCGTTGTTGCGCGAGCTGGGCGCCCAGGGCGCGGACTACCTGATCCTTGCTCCCTTCCCGGGGGGCATGAACTACGCCAGCGTCTTCCCCACCTCGGCCGCCGGTCGGCGGATGTGCGTGGTCTACGACCTCATCCCGCTCCTGCTGCACGAGCGGTACCTGACCACGCCGGAGCACAGACGGTCCTACCTGATCAACTACCGGACGGTTCTTGAAGCGGACCTGATCTTCACGATCTCCCAGACGGTTGCCGACGACCTCGCGGTGCATCTCGGGATACCGGCAGAACGCCTGATCAACATCAGCGGCGCGGCGATCGGTCGCCGCGAGGTTGCGCCGGTGCCGCCGGATCTGCCGGGCGTCGGCCGCTTCGTGCTCATGCCGACCGGCCAGGACCACCGCAAGAACAACGTGCGCGGCGTCCAGGGATTCGAGATCGTCCGGGCCGGGAGCCCGTTCCCGCTCTCCCTGGTGCTGACCTCGCGGTACACAGCCCAGGCGCGCACCTCACTCATGGAGCGCTCCGAGGGACTGGTCTTCGTCGGAAATGTCTCCGAGGCGGAGATGTCGTGGCTGTTCCGGAACGCGGAGGCCGTGCTCTTCCCGTCGGAGATCGAGGGCCTCGGCCTCCCCGTCCTGGAAGGCGTCGAAGCCGGCGTCCCCGTGGTGTGTTCCGACATCAGCGCCTTTCGCGAGATGTCCGCCGACGCGTTCCACTACTTCGAGCCGAAGGCGCCCGACGACATTGCCCGTGCACTTCGTGAAGCGCTCGAGGCGACGCCCGAGGAGCGCGCGCGGCGCACCGCGTCCTACCCGGAGATCATCGAGCGGTTCAGTTGGCAACAGACCGCGACGATGTTGACCGATGGGCTCGCAAGCTCCCGCGCGCGTTCCACCGTCCGTGCGTCGGTCACCGAGCGGCCGCGGATCGCCGTCCTCGGGCCGAACCCGCAGGGACACTCCGCCATCGGCAAGGTGATCCAGGAACTGCACCCGGCGCTCTCGGAGCGTTTCGACGTCCACTACTACCTGGAGATGCCGCGCTCGGCGAACCGGGTCCGTCCGAACTACTTCAGCCGGGTCGCCCGGTACTTCGACGTCGACCGCTTCAACGCGCAACGGCATGCTCGGTACGACGGAGTCTTCTACCACCTGGGCAACAGTCAGTTCCACGTCGCGACCGCCCGCAACGCGCTGCACCTCCCGGGGTACGCGATCGTGCACGACACGTTTCTGCCGTATCTCTTCGACGCGATGGTCGCCCAGGGCGTGATCACTCCGGAGCGGCGTGCGGCCGAGGAACGGTTGCACGCCTCGTTGGGTGCGGACCGGAGCAGCTGCCTGGCTTCGCTGATCAACAACCAGAAAGGCGTCATCGTCCATTCCGAGTATGCGAAGGAGGCGGTGATCCAGGCCTCGGTCGGCCCGGTGCCGTGTCACGTCCTCGGACTCCCGGTCGGCGTCCCTGAACTCCCGTCACACTTTCGCGGAGGTCCGGTCCGGGTCGGGCTGGCCGGCATCCTCGCCGAGATCAAAGGACTGGGAATCATCCGCCGGCTGGCACTGGACGAGCGTTTCGCGGATGTTCAGTTCGAGGTGTTCGGTCACGGCAACCGCACCCACCCTCACCTGCTGTCACTCCAGGTGTTCCCCAACGTCACCGTCACGACCAATGTCTCGGACTTCGGGTTCCAACAGCTGTTGTCCAAGCTGGACGTGCTGATCAGCTACCGGGCGGGCTACCGGGGGGAGACGTCGCTGGCCACGCTCGAGGCCATGCGGCACGGGGTCGTCAACGTCGTGCGCGGGGGCCTGGGCTGGTTCGAGGAGCTCCCCTCCGACGCCGTGGTCAAGGTGGAGTCGGAGAAGGAACTGGCCGACCGTCTCGTCGACCTGGTCGCGGACGCGGACCGGCGGCGCTCGATGGGCGCCACCGCGCAGCACTTCACCCGGGAGCGGCATTCTCACCAGCTGTACGCGTCGGGTCTCGCGGCCGCCCTCGCGGAACCTGCGCCGAGGCCGAGTCGGCACGTTCCGCTTCGTTCCTCACCGTTCGTGGCACGGGGGAGGGCCGTGGTCGCTGATGTTGCCACGCGATTCCGTCGTGTGTCGCCGTCCGTCACCGCCCCCGACCCGGCGACCGCCACCTCTCGACGTTCCGAGGAGTTGGACGTCGATCAGCTGGGCATCGCCGGTGTCCGCGACTCCGTCCCGAAAGACATCCGACGCGGCCGGACCCCGGTCCGTCGCTCGCGGGCGTGTGCGGCAGCGGAGTTCGATCAGAACTGGTTCCACCGGCAGGCCACCCGACTCGGGGAGGCCGGCAGGTGGGACCTGCACCGCAAGATCTGGGAGTGGTGCGAGATCCTCCAGGCCGCGGAGGACGCCGGCGTCCTGGAGGAGGGCCGCCGAGCGTGCGGATTTGGGGTGGGCACCGAGCCGATTCCGGCGACTCTCGCGGGGCTCGGCCTGAGCGTGTTGGCTACAGACTCACCGCGGGACGACACCGGGAACTGGTCGAACACCAACCAGTACGCGCGGGGCCTCGAATCGCTCCTCAAGGAACACGTGAATGACGCGGTCGTCCGGCGGCAGGTCGAGTTCCGTCCGTTCGACATGACCAGCGATCCGAGCGTTCTCGGCTCTTTCGACCTGGTGTGGTCCTCCTGCGTCGTCGAGCACCTGGGCTCGCCGGAGGCCGGCCTGGAATTCATCCGTCGGTCTCTCGCCATGCTCCGGCCGGGTGGGGTGGCGGTGCACACGACGGAGATGGAGTTGCGTCCCCGCAAGAAGTCGCGGGACTACGGGAACCTGGCGGTCTACACCCCCGAGGATCTGCGCGCGTTCTTGAAGGCCCTTCCGCCCGGGCACTCGTTCAACGCCACCTTCCGGATCCCGCTGTCGACCCCGGCGGACTGTCACATTTCGCCGCTGCCGTACTCGCCGCGGCTCCCGCATCTCAAACTCAGCCTGGGACAGTCGATCACGACCTCCTTCGCTCTCACTGTCGTGAAGAACCCGGAGGCATAG